The segment TTCATGACGGACTCGATCAGCCGCGCTTCCCCCACCATGGCCAAGTGCGTGCAGGCCGTACTCAAACAAAAACAGTCGCCATACTAAACAGCttcctttatatatttttttaaaattctggCCTCGCTACCACGTGGCAGTATGTCATAAAACCTTTTTGTGTAATTGGCTGTTGTCGTAAGATTCCATTTACTTATCGCCGGCATGGCGATGTGAttatcgattttttattttttatccgtAAGTCGGCGATgtgataagtatatttatatattctgatgcaatctttaAAGCCATTACGGTACCATAGAGAAACCATAGTCTACACTCTTCTTTTCTTATAGAGATTGTAGTGGACATTGTGAtttaaagctatttattttgttatttaataaataagcgTAAATGTTGCACTTTTCAAAATATCTTAATCATGTTATTCAGTAGATCGGATCGCAGTGGAGCTGTAACGGCAAACGTGAATGAAAGGACATTTTTGTAAATAGGAAATGTTGTAGgaactattaaataaacttagtataataatatgtgttttatttaaaatttccaaacaATTAGTAATTGGGTACAGGTAATGAAGTCGAATTTAAGTTGTGTAGTCTTCTGTAGTTCTGgaaatggaaaattattgaaataaatataaagacatGTTGGACTAATGATTGGGCGCACATTGTCTATATTTGATAATGGTAGAGCCATCtagacaaaatatttactgCATAAATTTGCACTAAGAGAGATTTTTGCAGGCTCAAATATTTTCTAGTCCCTACGTCCGCTTTCATTGGTGTTCACTGTTCACCCATTTCCTGtacctttaaaatattgttttaattacacCCTAGTCCAATTTGACGCAGGAGCTGACAATAAACTATGTATTTAGATTGCCTATATGATTTGACATTGTCGAATTTTAACTATAGATATATCCCAGACATTTAGGAAATttttggggaggcctatgtttagcaaTAGACTTTATGTCGCTGGTGGTGATgatacagtcagccacaaaattttcaaaatgccTTTACACTTATGTGTctttatcaacaatcgtttttaattcattaaataaacttcaaagggtttatTTTCATGTAAAGAAAACGAATATTGAGGTTAAAGGAAATGTGTAAAAGCGTTTTGTAGTTTTGAATTAGTTCTGTTACtattgtggctgactgtacaaaatatatctacttCAGGAATAATGTGATATACTATATCGTATATACTACTTGATCGTACATCAACGACTTTTCGTGCTACGTTCTTGTACACGCACTCTTGTAGAGTTTGGTCAGCGACTAGCGCGAAATGTTCGTGCGCGGCCTCGGTACCGCTCCATGCTGGGGGCTCCTTGGCACGTTGCTTCAGTTCGTTAGCCAATTTGCTCTTTGGCTTAAGGAATTTTAGTTTGCTATCTGCAAGCATAGTAGAGTTTGAGATCCGTCTACACAATGTCAAGTGTAAACTGCTGCATTATTTCAGAATATTCTAACTATTGAATGTGCCTTATTGTGGTGTTGGAGAATTACCAATATCATATTTTGAGCAAGGCTGGAAAGCAATCACTTAACATAGTGAAGGCTCTCCATAGACTCCCGTTCTTATGAACTTATCGGTATACAATACAGTAAGACCAGTGTATCTGACTAGTCCTTCGATTTGTATACGACAGAAGAGTTTCTTTATTGCCTTTTAAtatgattgtttattaaagtactctatattataaagataaataagaAGAGCCGTCTCATTCATAGTTGTTGTATAATAAACAACCGAAAGTACAAACTGTCGCTTACATTAGTATGTATAGCGTTAGTTTAATTAACACATCGTCCAGACTCATTAATCATGCGTCGCCTTGAACTTTTCAATGTGACTTAGGCAAGAATACACTCACGTACTGATATGAAAGTATGACTggtacatatttataaacaatatgtgatattaaataatatcaggtAAGGTTTTTGGTAAGGGTATACTATTGTTAGCCGTTAACACATTGGGGTCTTATAGGCTTTCGTACGTTTCTCCTCCCTTTTCCTCCATTCTCATTTTGGGAAATTTTCTTCTCTTTTTACCGCAATTTCCTCTCTATCTCTTTCCCGGCCcgttaaagtaattaaattacgGGTTGCTTGTATACAGTTAGTAGGACCCTCGGTGATATTACTATACATACTAAGTCAGGGTTATACTGCAGTACAAGATACCCTGGGACCGtctcgtatgcgccgaagaaggtcaccgcgggttttggttgattgccggtgtagggtatataggggttagggactcggtctaATGCTCGCTCGGAAGATCCTATACTTCCGAGTGTTGATACTGGGCcataagaccggtgaaaccaacgtAGTTATTCCACTCACCTCCTAAGTGATCGAAAAAAAAGGGTTATATTGCAGTGGTTCAATAACTTACTTGCATGGTCACGATTGACGCAATATCGTGTTTTTTTGCGTGTGTCTTCTTTCGCAGTCGGTATCAAGCATTGTTTATCACATATATATTTGTAGGAACATACATCTTGATTCTTCTGGATATTTTGGTTGAATTGAGATACGGTCTGTAATGTTTTGCGTTTGAATTCTGCTTTATTTGCTTCTTCTGCATCTTTGATAAGATCTCTAAAGTTGAAATTAAACATCAAGGTTTACATTTTGTGACGatactcaaataaaaaagaacgtAATGTTTAATATCTTACTGTTGTTCTGTAGATTTGATTCTCTCGTCAATAAATTGGTATCGTTTGTTTTGGGTTTCCAGACTGTCCtcgattattttgtaaacatgtctGTATTGAGTTGTCTCTTGTTTGTCTTTGTGGATCTGTTGggaataaaagtattaattgtTTAGCTCAGTAGACGAATTTCATTCAGTTAAATACACTTTCACAGTCTTTGTTCCAACAGctgaaaaaaattactcagaCAAACTAATTAGAATGCGAAAGGATGGTTtggtaaaatatctttattcaaTTTGAGATGTCTCAACATTAccttattaaatactttttgtattttacatttgCGATTGTTTTGTTCTTTctggtataatttaattattgcgtCATCTAACTCATCTTGTTTTTTACGTTGCTCTTTAAAAGTTTGTTGCTTAACCTCGTAttcttttaaagatttttgataTTCTTTTGTGATTTCATCCTAgaaatattgtaacattaaacatcataaaaattcAATGAGACATGTAATTAAGTACGTAGTACTTCtacttctatattatttttatcgataagaAGTGGCTTCGTTTCTtcgttttgttgttttaaaagaTGTTCTGCATGCTTTTCTTTCTGTTCTTGCCTGAAACGATAATCATCTCAAAATATTCactttgtttttagaaattggCGTTAATATTcttgttatattttacttacatcCATTTGTTTTCTTTGGTACATTGTAAagcacataatttattatgttctaattttttttcatgatttttatctaaattaaaagTGCAATATGAACTGGAATTTGTTGTGGATTTTTCAATAGCATCATTTCTTATCTTTTTCTGAAATTGTACTTGAGCATCTCTCTCTTCCAAAGTTTTTGATTCGATGAAAgcactgtataaaaatatttttttaaaacttggaAGGGTAATAATGTAACATTACAACTCAtctaattttcatataattaggTTATTTATAAACTGGTTTTCTAATGTTCGAACATCTCTACATATTCTGCTACTAATTTCCGAATTAACGGAATTTCTCCCTCATAGCGgatacattatacaatatatatatattttatgataggttacaaaaaatattatggcaaTAATCTTTACATTATTATTCACTTATGTTGTACAATTCTATAGAcataagatttataattattggtaattCTTTGGGGCGCGTTCAAAACGAATTAAACGAGTTACACTGCATCACCTGATTAACTGTTTGCCGTAACAGCTATCCTCGAATATCATTTTCTTGGCTTTCTTGACCGCTTCAGCTCTAAATGTTTTTATCTTGCCTTTCTTCTTCTCTCTAATCAATGCCATGTCTTTTTCATGTTGTATTTTCTCTTGCTCTCTTAATTTTCTTATACGACCCTTCATCAAGTTTGTACGTTAGTATACTTCACAGAAATGTCATcggtcaaatataaaaaacataatatttaccatGTTGGATTGAATttgggttatttttaaatacgatGGCAAGTTTCTCTATAACTGCACTCACGATAGGAAGAGCTAAGAGTAGTACTATCGGTTGTGTAGAGCGTTTATAGAAGATACCGCGCAATACGTAAAAATTGACACCGAACCAAAATTTTCTTGCAACTCTGTTACAAGTGTATTATACAACTCTTTTATAAGTGCCAAAGCTTTATTGTTATACGAGTAACGACATATTATATAGATGTGTTGGTGAATTACATAATgtggtatagatttttttaataactcatGTTTCGTTTATAATGTAACTATAGAGCTACAATGAAAAGCTTACTTCAACGCTGTCTGGCCATGCTTTTATCCATTCTTGTGATTTTTCTATCAATTCTTTAAGATAGTCTACATTGTATTTCACAGGTTTTTCTGTTGGCGGTTcggtttgtttttttaatctttccCACTCGGATTTATGAAATACTAAAGGTCGATGAAAattcatcaaaaatattattaattttaattatttaaaaatgtaaattaacagctacacaatattttatctaGTAGGCTAAAACGAAGATATCCGAAATTCACGATACGCTTTAGAAAAGGACGCATATTTTTATCGTTGACTATACTATACATAATACTTTCAAATAATACCGCATTGTGTAGAAATGAtttaacccaaaaaaaaaaaataattaaataatgaattccAAATCCTGGTTCCCAACCCCACGGAACAATCCCAGTTGATTCGTTACAATAATtcgcaaaattaaatattatgtgtttctATCACATAAGCAACTTAACAGCATACAACATTAGAATAGGTCATGAATCTAAAATGAATTTGTTTAATGATGTCAAAGAGACCACCGATCTTCACCCAAAGAAACATAAACGTTTGCCTTTATTTAGTCAAGTATTTATggatttaatattgtaattagtgCAGATCGCGGGTGTGGTGGCAAATTGAGCGCGGTGGTGTAGGGCCATTTGCCGCGCGACGTCTGCTCCATCAGTCAACGTCGCGATGCCCGctgtatatttttgcataaaaataacttacacaGCGCTAGGAAATGCTGTTTGATAAATCGCTTTAGTGGGAAAGCTTTATGGTAACAAACCGGTTTGTAGCTGCTGTGACAAATTGGTGTGCACAATTGAAAATGTACGGGTCGCTTTTCGCATGTTCagaatatatgaaaatgtaggTGTTGTTATTCAGAGATTAATGATTGAAATGTTGGTCGATTTATGTGTCTAGCACCTGTGTCCGAACATGGATATGAAATCGCTTTATATCTCAGATATAGCAATCAAAATAGGTATGCTTTATTTGAGCAATAGAATTGAAATTAGTGCTTATAAACTCGGCGAACCCGGCCGTTCACCTGTGTCTATCCCAGTGGGATTTAGGCGTGAGCTTATGGTtctaaaagtataattttataacacctCTCGTAGACTTCAAAGCGTATTAAGAGAATGTAGCGAAATAATTTTGGACTCTacaaagttgaatatattttgattaaattcattccttgttaaaaatactaacgaaaactttattattgttagcaaagtagaaaacaaaatagaaggaataaatataaatcgtcAGCATAATGTTATGTCGGACAACACGTGCGAGATTTGTCGGACAGTTTGTAACTGTCCAACCTTTTCATGCATGCAGGAAATAAATATCCATTCGTCTTACCGGATCGCTCGTCTTTCCAATCTTACACgcacaaacatatttattttgttttatgtatcaTTTGTGTTTCTAGTTGAGATTATTCTATAAAAAGACTAAGTTATAAACACTACTTCCATGGTAGCATCGAATATTGATGTAGGAAGCTTAAGTTTAGATTAAATGGGAATGCTTTAAATAAATTGGTCATTTaggaaattatttatcatttctAATTTTAATCTGTATTGATTATTGAGTTATATAAGTTAAAATTACTTGCTCTACGTTAAAAATATCGTCAACTTTAGTTGTTATTTGGATTAAATACCtgatagttattaataaaaattatatcggaACACCGAACatctatagatttttaaaagagTTAAATAGAGTAGCTCGTATACGTAAGAATGTCATTACACAAGATTATAGTCAGTCTGTTTTACTATTTTTCCATTACATATAAATCACCTAAATCCCTAACATAGATAACGTTTCCGTAGGAGCCGTGTAACGATTGGAAACTCCCAAGATATATGCCAGAGCATGTAGATTTATTCATGAAACTGTTTCACTATGCATTTGATGGACTTGAGTGGGAAAACTGAACCGTACTCTATGATTTGCATAAGTAACGTATAATGTCCATCGCAGTGGACGTATGGGTAAGTGGCTTTGTAGTGCTAGAAGTTTTCTATGATAGTGTTTACAATTGGTACCTGTAGTAAAATTTGAGGtttcacaattataatattaacttccTTAAAATTTCATCGAACTGTCTCCTAAAATGTAGTTTTTAGtctgattaaaaaattatattattacttttacccAATATGGAAGCTCGCTCACGTTGGTATCGTGGGTCGGAATTATACACGGCAgcaagtgggtgcaccagttgcgtctctacccacccctttgaggataaaggGTGTTAGTGTGTCTAGTTTTATTCAAGCTGTTCCATTTCAGGTAAGCATTTGTGTTATTCAGAATAGGcacttatttctattttattatgtagcaCAACTATGACGCAATTTTCTTAACTCTTAAGCTGAGAAAATTGCGGCATAGTTgtgctattaatattattactggtCAGACATCACAGATTTCTGagacataacattttaattccAAGTGTAACACAAGTAAACACTTCCACTTTCGATTGCGTTGTTTGTTTGTCCACAGTCTACACGTGTTTAGCATTCATTAATGAGTACGCTAAGTTTTAACGTTTAACACATTTATCGACGTTTTTTGTAGCGCGAGCTTGTCGCCGGGCGCCACTTGAATTCGAGTGTAGTCGCGCCCGCCTGTCCCGCGTAACACTTGACATTTCAGCAGGTATCCCAACAGAACGTTACACGCCGCACGTTCATGGCATA is part of the Manduca sexta isolate Smith_Timp_Sample1 chromosome 10, JHU_Msex_v1.0, whole genome shotgun sequence genome and harbors:
- the LOC115444365 gene encoding coiled-coil domain-containing protein 173 isoform X2, which codes for MNFHRPLVFHKSEWERLKKQTEPPTEKPVKYNVDYLKELIEKSQEWIKAWPDSVEGRIRKLREQEKIQHEKDMALIREKKKGKIKTFRAEAVKKAKKMIFEDSCYGKQLISAFIESKTLEERDAQVQFQKKIRNDAIEKSTTNSSSYCTFNLDKNHEKKLEHNKLCALQCTKENKWMQEQKEKHAEHLLKQQNEETKPLLIDKNNIEDEITKEYQKSLKEYEVKQQTFKEQRKKQDELDDAIIKLYQKEQNNRKCKIQKVFNKIHKDKQETTQYRHVYKIIEDSLETQNKRYQFIDERIKSTEQQDLIKDAEEANKAEFKRKTLQTVSQFNQNIQKNQDVCSYKYICDKQCLIPTAKEDTRKKTRYCVNRDHAKLQKTTQLKFDFITCTQLLIVWKF
- the LOC115444365 gene encoding coiled-coil domain-containing protein 173 isoform X1 is translated as MNFHRPLVFHKSEWERLKKQTEPPTEKPVKYNVDYLKELIEKSQEWIKAWPDSVEGRIRKLREQEKIQHEKDMALIREKKKGKIKTFRAEAVKKAKKMIFEDSCYGKQLISAFIESKTLEERDAQVQFQKKIRNDAIEKSTTNSSSYCTFNLDKNHEKKLEHNKLCALQCTKENKWMQEQKEKHAEHLLKQQNEETKPLLIDKNNIEDEITKEYQKSLKEYEVKQQTFKEQRKKQDELDDAIIKLYQKEQNNRKCKIQKVFNKIHKDKQETTQYRHVYKIIEDSLETQNKRYQFIDERIKSTEQQDLIKDAEEANKAEFKRKTLQTVSQFNQNIQKNQDVCSYKYICDKQCLIPTAKEDTRKKTRYCVNRDHANSKLKFLKPKSKLANELKQRAKEPPAWSGTEAAHEHFALVADQTLQECVYKNVARKVVDNYRRLHNLNSTSLPVPNY